The Streptomyces sp. NBC_01775 genome includes a region encoding these proteins:
- a CDS encoding ABC transporter permease, giving the protein MPLLGILARTEWSDLGSHLTSDGVTEALRLSLLVSFCALALSLLLGVPLAWLLARVSFPGKALVRSLVLLPMVLPPTVGGVALLLGFGRRGLLGPWLESAFGIVLPFHTSGAVVAATFVAMPFLVISLEGTLAGLRPAYEETAASLGASPVRVFFTVTLPMVAPGLAAGAALTWARALGEFGATITFAGNLPGTTQTLPLQVYLLLQEQPEAATSVSLLLLVIAMAVLVALRGRWTGGTARPGGGRRAAVPEDEPTAPLPDPTASHADSTEPIASSADSSAPRADPAASLTPPARSPEPLAGSGEACAPLTGSTEPGPPLAEPPPPARWPLHARVSGFTQLTMDAEPGTTVAVVGPNGAGKTTLLRALLGLTPRAGAELTLGDTDVTALPPHRRGVAWVPQDGALFPHLSALSNTSYGLRAQGISRAEARREAGRWLQRLGVGHLGHRKPAQLSGGQAQRVALARALAARPRLLLLDEPLAALDQTTRGQVRHTLRRHLAGFGGVCLIVTHDPVEAVSLAGRVLVLEEGRAVQDAPPAEVTRHPRSPWVARMLGRNALPGTGTGAADGSLTLADGGTLVVAEPVEEGAPVLAVIAPEAVAVHRERPGGSPRNVWPGTVREITSVGSRLRVLISPGPPARDGKPDPSGIPTPVRGPGLVAEITTQAAAELGLEDGAEVFTSVKATEITVVAI; this is encoded by the coding sequence ATGCCACTGCTGGGCATCCTCGCGCGTACGGAGTGGAGCGACCTCGGCTCCCATCTGACCAGCGACGGCGTCACCGAGGCGCTGCGGCTCTCGCTGCTGGTCTCCTTCTGCGCGCTGGCGCTCTCGCTGCTGCTGGGCGTGCCGCTGGCGTGGCTGCTGGCCCGGGTCAGCTTCCCGGGCAAGGCGCTGGTGCGCTCGCTGGTGCTGTTGCCGATGGTGCTGCCGCCCACCGTGGGCGGCGTCGCGCTGCTGCTGGGGTTCGGCCGCAGGGGGCTGCTGGGGCCGTGGCTGGAGTCGGCCTTCGGGATCGTACTGCCGTTCCACACCTCGGGAGCCGTGGTGGCGGCGACCTTCGTGGCGATGCCGTTCCTGGTGATCAGCCTGGAGGGCACGCTGGCTGGACTGCGCCCCGCCTACGAGGAGACAGCGGCCTCGCTGGGCGCCTCGCCGGTGCGGGTGTTCTTCACGGTGACGCTGCCGATGGTCGCGCCCGGCCTGGCCGCCGGCGCTGCGCTCACCTGGGCGCGTGCGCTGGGCGAGTTCGGGGCCACCATCACCTTCGCGGGGAACCTCCCGGGGACGACACAGACCCTTCCGCTCCAGGTCTATCTGCTCCTCCAGGAGCAGCCGGAGGCCGCGACATCCGTCTCCCTGCTGCTGCTCGTCATCGCCATGGCCGTACTCGTCGCGCTGCGCGGACGGTGGACCGGCGGGACGGCGCGCCCCGGCGGCGGGCGGCGAGCGGCCGTCCCGGAGGACGAACCCACCGCGCCCCTCCCCGACCCCACCGCATCTCACGCCGACTCCACCGAGCCCATCGCCAGTTCGGCCGACTCCAGCGCGCCCCGCGCCGATCCGGCCGCGTCCCTCACGCCCCCCGCCCGTTCACCCGAGCCCCTCGCCGGTTCAGGCGAGGCCTGCGCGCCCCTCACCGGCTCGACCGAGCCCGGGCCGCCCCTCGCCGAACCGCCCCCACCCGCCCGCTGGCCCCTCCACGCGCGAGTCAGCGGCTTCACGCAGCTGACGATGGACGCCGAGCCCGGGACCACCGTCGCCGTCGTCGGCCCCAACGGGGCGGGCAAGACCACCTTGCTGCGCGCCCTGCTCGGCCTCACCCCGCGCGCCGGAGCGGAGCTCACCCTTGGGGACACGGACGTCACAGCGCTGCCGCCGCACCGCCGTGGCGTCGCCTGGGTACCTCAGGACGGGGCGCTCTTCCCCCACCTGAGCGCGCTTTCCAACACCTCCTACGGTCTGCGCGCCCAGGGCATCTCCCGGGCCGAGGCACGCCGCGAGGCCGGGCGCTGGTTGCAGCGGCTCGGCGTAGGGCACCTGGGACACCGCAAACCCGCACAGCTGTCCGGCGGCCAGGCCCAACGTGTCGCGCTGGCCCGCGCACTGGCGGCGCGGCCCCGGTTGCTGCTCCTGGACGAGCCGCTCGCCGCGCTCGACCAGACGACGCGGGGGCAGGTGCGGCACACCCTGCGCCGCCACCTCGCCGGTTTCGGCGGCGTGTGTCTGATCGTCACGCACGACCCCGTGGAGGCGGTCTCGCTCGCCGGCCGCGTGCTCGTACTGGAGGAGGGCCGCGCCGTCCAGGACGCGCCGCCGGCCGAGGTCACGCGGCACCCCCGCTCACCGTGGGTGGCGCGGATGCTGGGCCGCAACGCGCTGCCGGGCACCGGAACGGGCGCCGCGGACGGCTCACTCACGCTGGCCGACGGCGGCACGTTGGTGGTCGCGGAGCCCGTCGAGGAGGGGGCACCGGTCCTGGCGGTCATCGCGCCGGAGGCGGTCGCCGTCCACCGGGAGCGCCCCGGCGGAAGCCCGCGCAATGTGTGGCCGGGGACGGTACGGGAGATCACCTCGGTCGGCAGCAGACTGCGGGTTCTGATCAGTCCCGGCCCGCCCGCCCGGGACGGAAAACCGGACCCGAGCGGGATACCGACCCCGGTCCGTGGCCCCGGCCTGGTGGCGGAGATCACCACTCAGGCTGCGGCGGAACTGGGCCTGGAGGACGGCGCCGAGGTCTTCACCAGCGTCAAGGCCACGGAGATCACCGTCGTGGCCATCTGA
- the modA gene encoding molybdate ABC transporter substrate-binding protein, whose amino-acid sequence MPTTLFTQRRALAAVAAGALLVSLAACGSDDKDDTGKGKDQGKGDKTELTVLGAASLTDVFTAAGKVYEKEHPGTKVKFSFAGSQELAAQVKQGAPADALVTADTKTMDGLKGETGKPAVIAKNRLVIATGKGNPKKVKALKDLTDSELKVVLAASQVPVGRYSKQVLDAQKLKVKPVSQETNVRSVLSKVELGEADAGIVYKTDAATAPDKVDAVSIPDSQNAVASYPAATLKQSKHSKEAASFVKWLSTPKAQKMLRKSGFQKP is encoded by the coding sequence ATGCCGACGACCCTCTTCACCCAGCGCCGCGCCCTCGCCGCTGTCGCCGCCGGTGCGCTTCTCGTATCGCTCGCTGCCTGCGGCAGTGACGACAAGGACGACACCGGCAAGGGCAAAGACCAGGGCAAGGGCGACAAGACCGAGCTGACCGTGCTCGGGGCCGCCTCCCTCACCGATGTGTTCACGGCGGCGGGCAAGGTCTACGAGAAGGAACACCCCGGCACGAAGGTGAAGTTCTCCTTCGCCGGGTCCCAGGAGCTGGCGGCCCAGGTCAAGCAGGGCGCCCCCGCCGACGCCCTGGTCACGGCCGACACCAAGACCATGGACGGGCTCAAGGGCGAGACGGGTAAGCCGGCCGTCATCGCCAAGAACCGGCTCGTCATCGCGACCGGCAAGGGCAACCCGAAGAAGGTCAAGGCCCTCAAGGACCTGACCGACAGCGAGCTGAAGGTCGTTCTCGCGGCCTCGCAGGTGCCGGTCGGCCGCTACAGCAAGCAGGTGCTGGACGCGCAGAAGCTGAAGGTCAAGCCGGTCTCCCAGGAGACGAACGTGCGCTCGGTCCTCAGCAAGGTCGAACTGGGCGAGGCCGACGCGGGCATCGTCTACAAGACGGACGCCGCCACCGCCCCCGACAAGGTCGACGCGGTGAGCATTCCGGACAGCCAGAACGCCGTCGCCTCCTACCCGGCGGCCACGCTCAAGCAGTCCAAGCACAGCAAGGAGGCCGCCTCGTTCGTGAAGTGGCTCAGCACGCCCAAGGCCCAGAAGATGCTGCGCAAGTCGGGCTTCCAGAAGCCGTGA